A window of Variovorax sp. HW608 genomic DNA:
GAAGGGCTGCACGGCCTCGGCGACCCCCAGTTGCTGGAACACGCGCATGATCTCGTGGTCCAGTGCGATCGCGCGGGGGATCTGGTAGACATCGACGAGGCGCTCGCACACATAGACACGCAGTCCGCGTTGTCCCAGCAGCCCAGCGGCTACCTGGCCCACCGGGCCGTAGCCGATGATCGCCACATCGAACACGGCGGCGCTCATTGGGTAACCTCCGTGCTCCGCACTGCGGTGCGAGCCCCCTTCGGAACGGCCGGGCGGGGGCTCATGACGCCTCGTTCACGATCGGGTTGGACAACATGCCGACGCGCTCGATTTCCACCTCGTAGGTGTCGCCGGCCTTCATCCAGACGGCAGGCGTGCGGGCCTGGCCGACGCCCGCGGGCGTGCCCATCACGATCACGTCGCCGGGCTCCAGCGTGAGCACGTCGGCCAAGAGGGCAATGGTCTCGGCGACGCTGAAGATCATGTCGGTGGTGTTGGCGTCCTGCATCACCTCGCCGTTGAGGCGGCCCTGGATCTTGAGGCCCACTGCACCGGGCGGCAGTTCATCGGCCGTGACCAGTACCGGGCCGAAGCCGCCGGTGCCGTCGAAGTTCTTGCCGATGGTCCATTGCGGCGTGCGCTTCTGGTAGTCGCGCACGCTCATGTCGTTGAAGCAGCTGTAGCCGAAGACGTATTGCAGGGCGTCGGCTTCCCTGGTGTGACGCGGCACCTTGCGTCCGATGACGACGGCGAGTTCGGCTTCGAAGTCGAACTTCGAGGACACGCTGGGCACCACGCCCGCATCTCCGTGCGCGATCAGCGAGCTCGCCCCGCGGAAGAAGAACCACGGGTAGTCCGGCTTCTCGCGGCCGCCTTCCTTCGCATGATCGAAGTAGTTCAGGCCGAGGCAGACGGTCTTTCCCGGCTCGGGTACCAGCGGAGCAAGAGGCGTGTCGGCCAGCTTCGCCTTGGACTTCGGGTTCTCGAGCGCGGCGCGGCCGACGGCGTGCAGGTCGACGCCCGCCTCGAGCGCACGCCGCAGATCGCTGGGAACTTGCGGTTGCGCGTCATTCAGGTCAATCAGGGTGTCGCCTTCGACGACGGCCAGGCGGGGCGCGCCATCGCGCAGGTAGGTGGTGAATTTCATGACAGAGGTGCTTGGTTGGAGATCAGGGATTCGGAGCGAAGAAGACGCGCTTTTGCGCCTGCTTCAGCGTGGCGCCGGGAGGCGGCGAGATGCCCCATTGGTCCACGCGGCCGGGAGGCCACTTCCAGTGTTCGGGGCCGTGCGAGGCGTAGCTGTCGTCGATCTGTTCCACTTCGGCCGTGTATTCAATGACCACGCCAAAGGGGTCGAGAAAGTAATTGAAGAGGTTGTTGCCGGGCCCGTGGCGGCCCGGTCCCCACTGAATTGGGAATCCGGCATCCTTCATGCGACCGCCGCCGCGCATCACCGACTCGTAGTCCGGCATCAGGAACGCGATGTGGTTGAGCGCGTCGTTGTCCGAGATGCCGATGGCGATCGTGTGGTGATCGCTCGCGCAGTTCAT
This region includes:
- a CDS encoding fumarylacetoacetate hydrolase family protein, producing the protein MKFTTYLRDGAPRLAVVEGDTLIDLNDAQPQVPSDLRRALEAGVDLHAVGRAALENPKSKAKLADTPLAPLVPEPGKTVCLGLNYFDHAKEGGREKPDYPWFFFRGASSLIAHGDAGVVPSVSSKFDFEAELAVVIGRKVPRHTREADALQYVFGYSCFNDMSVRDYQKRTPQWTIGKNFDGTGGFGPVLVTADELPPGAVGLKIQGRLNGEVMQDANTTDMIFSVAETIALLADVLTLEPGDVIVMGTPAGVGQARTPAVWMKAGDTYEVEIERVGMLSNPIVNEAS